One Nostoc sp. UHCC 0302 DNA window includes the following coding sequences:
- a CDS encoding type II toxin-antitoxin system VapC family toxin, protein MKLLLDTHTFIWYVTDNSKLSNTVLALINDENNQILLSIASLWEIAIKQSIGKLAFNLPFEIFITQQLSLNDFSLLDIKVSHVAIVATLPLHHRDPFDRLLIAQALVENIHILSADTIFDAYSTRRLW, encoded by the coding sequence ATGAAACTACTGCTAGATACACATACTTTTATTTGGTATGTGACGGATAATTCAAAACTTAGTAATACAGTGTTAGCCTTAATTAATGACGAAAATAATCAAATTTTACTGAGTATAGCCAGTCTTTGGGAAATAGCAATTAAACAGAGTATAGGAAAGCTTGCGTTTAATCTGCCATTTGAAATATTTATTACACAGCAACTTAGTCTCAACGACTTCAGTTTACTCGATATAAAAGTTAGCCATGTTGCTATTGTTGCCACGCTACCTCTGCATCACCGTGACCCATTCGACCGACTTTTAATTGCACAAGCTTTAGTAGAAAATATTCATATACTGAGTGCTGATACGATTTTTGATGCGTATTCAACTCGACGTTTGTGGTAA
- a CDS encoding DUF2281 domain-containing protein, with product MQQISLAEASLHLPDLIEAALKGEEIIIIKDNQPVVKLTPVLPVKRRRQPGSAKGLITISDDFDAPLEDFQDYM from the coding sequence ATGCAGCAAATTTCTCTAGCTGAAGCATCTCTACATTTGCCTGACTTAATTGAAGCAGCACTCAAGGGTGAGGAAATCATCATCATTAAAGATAATCAACCTGTGGTAAAGTTAACTCCTGTGTTGCCAGTTAAACGCCGCCGTCAACCTGGAAGCGCAAAAGGTTTAATCACAATCTCTGATGACTTTGATGCACCACTAGAAGATTTCCAAGACTATATGTGA
- a CDS encoding GDSL-type esterase/lipase family protein produces MNSAHFSEIRICFVGDSFVNGTGDPECLGWAGRVCVNANKKGYDITYYNLGIRRDTSTDIAKRWLQEVSVRLPKEYEGRVVFSFGLNDTRVENGKTRVDFTDSINNTRKILSEAQQLYSVLMVGPAPYAEQEDLQRKQRTSDLSKQFHLVCNELNIPYLDVFPILEKSSIWIDEARANDGAHPRARGYAEFAKIVENWDAWLNWFP; encoded by the coding sequence ATGAATTCAGCACATTTCTCAGAAATCAGAATTTGCTTTGTTGGTGATTCATTTGTCAATGGTACTGGAGATCCAGAATGTCTTGGATGGGCAGGAAGAGTATGTGTTAATGCTAATAAAAAAGGTTATGACATCACCTACTATAATTTAGGAATTAGGCGAGATACGAGTACTGATATAGCGAAGCGTTGGTTACAGGAAGTATCAGTTCGGCTACCTAAAGAATACGAAGGTAGAGTTGTGTTCTCTTTCGGATTGAATGATACAAGAGTGGAAAATGGTAAAACTCGTGTAGATTTCACAGATTCAATCAATAATACGCGTAAAATTCTCAGTGAAGCTCAACAGTTATATTCTGTATTGATGGTAGGGCCTGCACCGTATGCAGAACAGGAAGACCTCCAGAGAAAACAGAGAACTAGTGATTTATCTAAACAGTTTCATTTGGTTTGTAATGAATTAAATATCCCATATTTAGATGTTTTTCCGATATTAGAAAAATCAAGTATCTGGATAGATGAAGCAAGAGCTAATGATGGCGCTCATCCTAGAGCAAGAGGTTATGCAGAATTTGCCAAAATAGTGGAAAATTGGGATGCTTGGTTAAATTGGTTTCCTTAA
- a CDS encoding YciI family protein, whose amino-acid sequence MPWFVKIEEGKVDKPTFDQYVAAHKAYVQDLIDKGHKARTGYWAEQRGGMLLFEAASKDEAEAIVARDPLVENGCVNYQLYEWKIVLE is encoded by the coding sequence ATGCCGTGGTTCGTAAAAATTGAAGAAGGCAAAGTAGATAAACCCACCTTTGACCAATATGTAGCTGCTCATAAAGCCTACGTTCAAGACTTGATTGATAAAGGACACAAGGCGCGAACTGGCTATTGGGCAGAGCAAAGAGGTGGAATGCTACTGTTTGAGGCAGCCTCAAAGGATGAAGCAGAAGCAATTGTGGCTCGCGATCCATTGGTAGAAAACGGTTGCGTCAACTATCAGCTTTACGAATGGAAAATTGTATTGGAATAA
- a CDS encoding phasin family protein gives MPGFGDIVQKAFYLGVGLASYAGEKAGGKLAQVRSQVQKLADEMVAKGEMNTEEARRFVEEMMKQAQQAPASEETPDKKPSSEPRRIEILEEDEEPTVKEVSNDGNVDDLRDQVLELQNELKRLQTDK, from the coding sequence ATGCCTGGTTTTGGAGATATTGTTCAAAAAGCTTTTTACCTCGGTGTTGGATTAGCTTCTTACGCAGGTGAGAAAGCAGGGGGAAAATTAGCCCAAGTGCGATCGCAAGTCCAAAAACTGGCAGATGAAATGGTGGCAAAGGGCGAAATGAACACAGAAGAAGCCCGCCGCTTCGTCGAAGAGATGATGAAGCAAGCCCAACAAGCCCCAGCATCTGAAGAAACCCCTGACAAAAAGCCTTCTTCTGAACCTCGTCGCATCGAAATCTTAGAGGAAGATGAAGAACCAACCGTCAAAGAGGTATCTAATGATGGGAATGTTGATGACTTGCGTGATCAAGTGTTAGAACTGCAAAACGAGTTAAAACGTCTGCAAACAGACAAATAA
- the queF gene encoding preQ(1) synthase, which produces MTTDKLPETVTQADQEMKYGERNIAEGELITFPNPRVGRRYNIDISLPEFTCKCPFSGYPDFATIYISYVPDERVVELKALKLYINSYRDRYISHEESANQILDDFVAACDPLEVTVKADFTPRGNVHTVVEVTHQK; this is translated from the coding sequence ATGACTACTGATAAATTACCTGAAACTGTAACTCAAGCTGACCAAGAAATGAAATATGGCGAACGCAACATTGCGGAAGGAGAATTAATTACCTTTCCGAATCCGCGTGTTGGTAGACGTTATAATATCGATATTAGTTTGCCAGAATTTACCTGTAAATGTCCGTTTTCTGGTTATCCAGACTTTGCGACAATTTATATTAGCTATGTACCAGATGAGCGAGTAGTGGAACTAAAAGCGCTAAAGCTTTACATTAATAGTTATCGCGATCGCTATATTTCTCACGAAGAATCTGCCAATCAAATTCTAGATGATTTTGTTGCGGCTTGTGACCCTTTAGAAGTCACGGTGAAAGCAGATTTTACTCCCCGTGGTAATGTTCATACAGTGGTTGAAGTAACTCATCAAAAGTAG
- a CDS encoding cytochrome c biogenesis protein — MTLEDSASKELRWWSVPGQFLRQELLPILTNLRLAIALLLLIAIFSATGTVIEQGQSPGFYQANYPEHPALFGFLTWKVIQVVGLDHVYRTWWFLSLLILFGTSLTACSFTRQLPALKAARRWNYYKEPRQFQKLALSAELDTGSVESLNQILRNRRYKIFQEKQEKDDILYARKGIVGRIGPIIVHIGIVAILLGGIWGAMTGFIAQEMVPSGNTFQVKNIIDAGPWAANQVPKDWSVRVNRFWIDYTPSGEIDQFYSDMSVLDKQGQEVDHKKIFVNQPLRYHGVTFYQTDWGLSAVRVRINNSPIFQLPMAPLNTNGKGRIWGTWIPTKPDLSAGVSLLAKDLQGMVLIYDATGKLVNTVRAGMSIQVNGVTLKILDVIGSTGLQIKADPGIPIVYSGFALLMLGVVMSYFSHSQIWALQKGDRLYFGGKTNRAQVAFEQEVLDILDRLTSQPKTEEKEISIKA, encoded by the coding sequence ATGACTTTAGAAGATTCAGCATCCAAAGAATTAAGGTGGTGGTCAGTACCTGGGCAGTTCTTGCGGCAGGAACTTTTACCTATACTGACAAATTTACGATTAGCGATCGCACTACTGCTGTTAATCGCTATCTTCAGCGCCACTGGTACTGTAATTGAGCAAGGACAGTCACCCGGATTCTACCAAGCAAATTACCCAGAACATCCCGCCTTGTTTGGTTTCTTAACTTGGAAGGTAATTCAGGTAGTTGGCTTAGACCATGTATATCGGACTTGGTGGTTCTTGTCATTACTGATTCTATTTGGCACTAGCTTAACTGCTTGCTCTTTTACCCGTCAGTTACCAGCTTTAAAAGCCGCCCGTCGTTGGAATTATTACAAAGAACCCCGGCAATTTCAAAAATTAGCTTTGAGTGCAGAACTAGATACTGGTTCTGTTGAATCCTTAAACCAAATATTGCGGAATCGTCGCTATAAGATTTTTCAAGAAAAACAAGAAAAAGACGATATCCTTTACGCCCGCAAGGGAATAGTTGGACGCATCGGCCCAATTATTGTTCACATAGGTATCGTCGCGATTCTATTGGGGGGAATTTGGGGAGCAATGACGGGTTTTATTGCCCAAGAAATGGTTCCCAGTGGCAACACATTTCAAGTAAAAAATATTATTGATGCTGGCCCTTGGGCTGCAAACCAAGTTCCCAAAGATTGGTCTGTGCGAGTTAATCGTTTTTGGATTGATTACACTCCATCGGGTGAAATTGACCAATTTTACTCGGATATGTCTGTATTGGATAAGCAGGGGCAAGAAGTTGATCACAAGAAAATTTTTGTTAATCAACCTCTGCGTTATCATGGCGTAACTTTCTATCAGACAGATTGGGGACTCTCAGCTGTTCGCGTCCGCATTAACAACAGCCCGATTTTTCAACTCCCGATGGCTCCATTAAACACCAACGGCAAAGGGCGGATTTGGGGGACTTGGATTCCTACTAAACCGGATTTGAGTGCAGGAGTTTCGCTGTTAGCCAAAGACTTGCAAGGTATGGTGTTAATTTACGATGCCACTGGTAAGCTTGTTAATACTGTGCGGGCTGGAATGTCCATCCAAGTCAACGGTGTGACTTTAAAAATTCTTGATGTTATCGGTAGCACTGGTTTACAAATTAAAGCTGATCCAGGTATACCCATTGTTTACTCAGGCTTTGCTTTGCTGATGTTAGGTGTGGTGATGAGTTACTTTTCTCACTCCCAAATTTGGGCATTGCAAAAAGGCGATCGCTTATATTTTGGTGGTAAAACCAATCGCGCCCAAGTTGCCTTTGAACAAGAAGTTTTAGATATTTTAGATCGTCTAACTTCACAACCTAAGACTGAAGAAAAAGAGATTTCAATTAAAGCTTAA
- a CDS encoding cytochrome c biogenesis protein CcdA: MLETLQTRLYQLEYFANTLVANQLTHLSLLSVGIIFAAGLLTSLTPCMLSMLPITIGYIGGYEAKSRLQAAAQSTWFALGLATTLTGLGIVAVLVGKVYGQVGIGLPIIVSIIAILMGLNLLEALPLQFPSLGETNWISKDLPPGVRSYLIGLTFGLVASPCSTPVLASLLGWVANTQDFILGAVLLLAYAAGYVAPLILAGSFTASIKKLLELRRWSGWINPVSGALLVGFGVFSLISRIPLGSF; the protein is encoded by the coding sequence ATGCTGGAGACTCTGCAAACCCGACTTTACCAACTAGAATACTTTGCCAACACCCTTGTTGCTAACCAACTCACACACCTGAGTCTGTTGAGTGTTGGCATCATCTTTGCAGCTGGCTTGCTCACGAGCCTCACGCCCTGTATGCTTTCCATGCTGCCAATTACAATTGGCTATATTGGCGGTTATGAAGCAAAAAGCCGCTTGCAAGCAGCTGCCCAATCAACTTGGTTCGCTTTGGGATTGGCAACTACACTCACAGGACTAGGAATCGTAGCAGTTTTGGTAGGAAAAGTCTACGGTCAGGTGGGAATTGGTTTGCCAATTATCGTGAGCATCATTGCTATTTTGATGGGGCTAAACCTACTAGAAGCACTACCCCTACAATTTCCATCTTTGGGCGAAACTAATTGGATTTCTAAAGATTTACCACCCGGAGTCCGTTCCTACCTGATTGGATTGACTTTCGGCTTAGTTGCGTCCCCTTGTAGCACACCTGTTTTAGCCAGCTTGCTAGGTTGGGTTGCGAATACGCAAGACTTCATTTTAGGCGCGGTTTTGCTACTTGCTTACGCAGCAGGATATGTAGCACCGTTGATTTTGGCAGGTAGTTTTACTGCATCAATTAAGAAATTGCTAGAGTTGCGTCGTTGGTCTGGTTGGATTAACCCAGTCAGCGGAGCGCTATTAGTAGGATTTGGCGTATTTTCCTTAATTTCTCGGATTCCCCTTGGCAGTTTTTAA
- a CDS encoding methyltransferase → MSNINHSEISHEIQPTEALLQMIVSPWVSRSIYVAAELGIADLLKDGSQSCGELAKVTGVDERSLYRLLRALASVGVFAESQPGCFELTPLAECLQSNRKDSLRGYAIKSGQVWDLQPWGHLLECIKTGKPVFENLFGVDIFEYLSEHPEAAKIYDQSMTSFSAKRIAAITAEYDFSAINTLVEVGGGRGSLLASILKANLTMKGVLCDVPHVIEGAKQLIAGEGLSQRCELVAGDFFESVPSGGDAYLLKHIIHDWDDERALQILQNCRRVMQPNTKLLVIEMVIPKGNEPFFGKLLDLQVMLNYPGGCERTEAEYQDLFEAAGFNLTNIVSTSTPLSVIEGVPAKSDRISVF, encoded by the coding sequence ATGTCTAACATAAATCATTCCGAAATCTCGCATGAGATACAGCCTACAGAGGCGCTACTGCAAATGATTGTTAGTCCTTGGGTTTCGCGATCAATTTATGTTGCAGCTGAACTAGGTATTGCTGATTTACTCAAAGATGGTTCGCAAAGTTGTGGAGAATTGGCGAAGGTAACAGGTGTTGATGAGCGATCGCTCTACCGATTATTACGCGCTCTTGCTAGTGTTGGTGTATTCGCCGAAAGCCAACCGGGTTGCTTTGAATTGACACCTCTAGCGGAATGTCTTCAGTCTAATAGAAAAGACTCACTACGCGGTTACGCTATCAAGTCAGGTCAAGTCTGGGATTTGCAACCTTGGGGTCATCTGCTTGAATGTATAAAAACTGGCAAACCTGTCTTTGAAAATCTCTTTGGTGTGGATATCTTTGAGTATCTGAGTGAGCATCCCGAAGCAGCTAAAATTTATGACCAGTCGATGACCAGTTTTTCCGCTAAAAGGATTGCTGCAATTACTGCTGAATATGATTTTTCGGCAATTAATACCTTAGTTGAAGTAGGAGGTGGACGTGGTAGCCTTCTTGCCTCTATTCTCAAAGCTAATTTGACAATGAAAGGTGTTCTCTGCGATGTACCTCATGTTATCGAAGGTGCAAAGCAACTCATTGCAGGGGAGGGACTTTCCCAACGCTGTGAACTTGTGGCGGGAGATTTCTTTGAGTCAGTGCCTAGTGGTGGTGATGCTTACTTGCTCAAGCATATTATTCACGACTGGGATGATGAACGCGCTCTTCAAATTCTCCAGAATTGCCGCCGTGTGATGCAGCCGAATACAAAGCTTTTAGTAATTGAAATGGTGATTCCAAAAGGAAACGAGCCATTCTTCGGTAAACTCTTAGACTTGCAAGTAATGCTTAATTATCCAGGTGGTTGCGAACGCACTGAAGCTGAGTATCAAGACCTTTTTGAAGCCGCAGGTTTCAATTTGACAAATATTGTATCGACATCAACACCATTGAGTGTAATTGAGGGTGTACCTGCCAAGAGCGATCGCATCTCTGTTTTTTGA